Below is a window of Flavobacterium sp. N2820 DNA.
ACGAGCGTTTTTTAAACGTTCCTACTTCGCAAGCGAATAATGTAACTACAGGAAGAGTCTATCTTTCTGTTATTGAAAAAGAGCGCAGAGGAGAATTTTTAGGAAAAACGGTTCAAGTGGTGCCTCATATCACAAATGAAATCAAGGAACGCATGCAGTTGCTTGGAAAATCGGGTGATTTTGATATTGTAATTACAGAGATTGGTGGAACAGTTGGTGATATTGAATCATTACCTTATATCGAGTCAGTGCGTCAATTGATTTGGGAATTAGGTGAAAATAACGGAATCGTAATTCATTTAACGTTGGTGCCTTATTTGGCTGCTGCCGGAGAATTAAAAACGAAACCAACACAACATTCGGTGAAAACCTTAATGGAAAGCGGTATCAAAGCGGATATTTTAGTGTGCAGAACTGAACATGAAATTTCGCAAGATTTACGTCAGAAATTAGCGTTATTTTGTAATGTGAAAAAAGAAGCGGTAATTCAATCTATCGATGCGTCTACTATTTATGAAGTTCCTAATTTAATGTTGGAAGAAGGATTGGATAAAGTAGCCTTGAAAAAATTAGATTTACCTGAAAAAAATACACCAGATTTAAACAACTGGAACGAGTTCTTATTTAGATTGAAAAATCCGAAGCACGAAGTAAATATCGGTTTAGTAGGGAAATATGTGGAATTGCAAGATTCTTACAAGTCGATTTTAGAAGCGTTTATTCATGCAGGAGCGGCAAATGAGACCAAAGTGAATGTTATTTCTATTCATTCTGAATATTTAGATGCCAATTCGGCAGATAGTCAGTTGAAAGATTTAGATGGTATACTTGTTGCACCAGGTTTTGGCGGTCGCGGAATTGAAGGTAAAATCGACACTGTTCGTTATGCCAGAGAAAATAATATTCCGTTTTTTGGAATTTGTTTGGGAATGCAAATGGCTGTAATTGAATATTCGCGCAATGTTTTAGGTTATGCTGATGCCAATTCAACCGAAATGAATGAAAATACAACGCATCCCGTTATTAATTTAATGGAAGAGCAAAAAAATATTGAAAACAAAGGAGGAACTATGCGTTTAGGTGCATGGAAATGTAGCATAAAAGAAAATACGTTGGCACAAAAAATCTATGGTAAAACTGAGATTATGGAGCGTCATCGTCACCGTTACGAATTCAATGGTGCGTATTTAAACGAATTAGAAAAAACAGGATTAGTAGCTTCTGGAGTAAATCCAGATACGAAGTTGGTAGAAATTGTTGAAATTCCTACACATCCTTTCTTTATCGGCGTTCAATACCATCCTGAATATAAAAGTACTGTCGCTAATCCGCACCCACTTTTTGTGAGTTTTGTAGCAGCAGCTGTACAACATAAAACTAAATAATTGGTTCACTTAAAACGGAACACTGAACACTAATAAATAGATGGAAGAAAAAAAATTAGACCTTAATTCGATTATCGGATTTGTATTAATTTCTGGAATTTTGATTTGGATGCTTTGGTCAAATGCTCCAACACCAGAAGAATTAAAGGAAAAAGAGAAAAAAGAGCAAGTTGAAAAACAAGCCAAAGAAGTTAAAAATGTAACTTCAACGGTTGCGGCAACTCCAGTAGCAGATTCTACTAATAATGCCGCAGCACAAGCACAATTAGGTTCGTTTGGATATTCTGCAACTCTTCCGTCAGCTACAGATGCAGTTACCGAAATCAAAAATGAAGTTTTAGCACTTAAAATTTCTAATAAAGGAGGTTATATCACTGAAGCTACTGTTTTAGGATTTGATCAATTTGAGAAAAATTCTAAAAAAGCGGTTCAAATTATCAAAGATAAAAATGCTTCTTTAGACATCGCATTAAATACAACAGATAACAGAACGTTGCACACAAAAGACATGTATTTTGAACCTAAGTTAACTACTGAAGGTAAAAATCAAGTCTTAACCCTACAGTTAAAAGCGGGTCCAGATCAGTTTTTAGAATATCGTTATGTGTTAAAACCTAACGAATATATGTTAGATTTTGCTATCCGTTCGCAAGGTTTAGAAAAAGTTGTGAATACGGCTAAACCATTAGATTTAGAATGGCAATTAAAATCATACAGAAACGAGAAAAGTATTTCGTATGAAAATCGTTATACGGAGTTGGTTTTCGAATATGAAGACGGTAAAGATGATTATTTAAACGCAGCAAAAGATTCTGAAGATGATGCAAATGATGTTTCTTATATTGCTTTCAAACAACATTTATTTACCTCTATTTTATTAACCGATACGAAGTTTAAAACAGCAAAATTCAAATCAGATAATTTAGTAGATGATGAAGAAATTGATACTGTTTTTACAAAAAATTTCACAGCACAAGTTCCTTTAGAATTTAAAAATGGTGCTTTGAATTATAACATGAATTGGTATTATGGTCCTTCAGATTATACTATCTTAAATGATTATAACAAAAATCTTGACGAAATTATGCCATTAGGTTGGGGAATTTTTGGATGGATTAACCGTTATATTTTTATCCCAGTTTTCGGATTTATTTCAGCGTTAGGTGTTGGTTACGGAATTGCAATTGTTTTATTTACGATTTTAGTGCGTATAGTAATGTCGCCAGTAACTTATAAATCATACTTGTCACAAGCAAAAATGAAAGTGTTACGTCCTGAAATCACAGAATTGAATGAAAAATTCAAGGACAATCCGATGAAGAAGCAACAAGAAACTATGAAGTTGTATTCTAAAGCTGGCGTAAATCCTATGGCAGGATGCTTACCAGCATTGATGCAAATGCCAATTTTCTATGCGTTGTTTCAGTTCTTCCCGTCGATGTTTGATTTAAGACAAAAATCTTTCCTTTGGGCAGATGATTTATCTTCATTTGACGCGATTTATTATTTTCCAAATGGTTTTAGTATTCCTTTTTATGGAAATCACGTGAGTTTATTCCCAATATTGGCTTCTGTAGCAATTTTCTTTTACATGAAAATGACAACGGGTGACCAAGCGATGAGCACGCCACCACAAGAAGGTATGCCAGATATGGGTAAAATCATGAAAATTATGATTTATATTTCGCCTGTAATGATGTTATTTTTCTTTAACAATTATGCGTCAGGATTGAGTTTGTATTACTTCATTTCTAACTTAATTACCATTGGAATTATGTTGGTGATTAAAAATTACATTGTGAAAGAAGATAAGATTCACGCTCAAATTCAAGAGAATAAAACTAAAGAGAAAAAGGAAAGTAAATTCCAAAGAAAAATGCGCGAAATGATGGAGCAAGCAGAAGCTCAAAAAGCCGCACAAAAGAAAAAATAAATTTTATCTTAATACAAACCCTGTCTGCACCGACAGGGTTTCTTTTTTTATAATAGTAATGAAAATAGCGATTATCGGATTTGGTAATATGGGACAAACCTATGCCAATAGTTTTATGAGTTCGGGATTTGTAGGAGTTTCAGATATTTTAATTTTGAATAAAACCAAAATTGAAGAAAAGAATAGTTTTGGAATTGATATTGCGAATTTTTATACCGAACCAAATCCTCTAATTTTTGAATCTGACATTTTGATTTTGGCTGTAAAACCACAAGATTTCAAACAATTAGCTTCTGAAATAAAAGCGTTTTTAAATCCAGAGCATGTGGTGTTGTCAGTCATGGCTGGAATTTCAATTGAAATGATGCAAAAAGCATTAAACGTCACTAAAATTGTGCGTTCAATGCCAAACATACCAACACAAATAGGTGAGGGAATGACTGTTTTTTGTGCATCAAATTCAGTTGACAGAAAAGAACTTTTTATTGTTCAAAATTTAATCAATACCACTGGAAAATCGATTTATATTGAAAAAGAAGTAATGCTTAATGCTGCAACAGCGGTTTCAGGAAGCGGACCAGCTTATGTGTTTTATTTCATGAAAGCAATGATTCAAAGCGCAATTCAATTAGGTTTTTCACCATCAGAAGCTGAGTTTTTGGTTAGCCAAACATTTTCAGGTGCTGTTCAATTGCAAAATAGAAGTAAGTTATCTAATGAAGATTGGATCCAGCGCGTTGCTTCAAAAGGAGGAACAACGGAAGCGGCATTATCAATTTTTAAATCTTTTGAAATGACAGAAATTGTGGTTAAAGCTATCGAATCTGCAAATAAAAGAGCTTTTGAATTAGGAAAATAAAAAACGCCTACTATTATGTAGGCGTTTTTATCATAGCAATTTTATATAAACAAACCTTAATTTAAATTTGGTAATATAATATTATCTAAAACATGAATTACACCATTTGAAGCTTGAACGTCAACAGCAACAATATTTGTTTGTCTCATAGCTTCATCAGTAATTACAGTACCAGATACGGTAAATGTTCCAGTTTCATAAGTTGTTATAGGACCTGTTGGAATAGCATTCGACAACACGTTAGCTCCAGCAACAACATGGTAACTTAAAACTGCAGTTAATTGCGCTGATGTTAAACTTGCTAAAGTTCCTGGGTTTTCGGTTTCAAATGTTGTAAAAGCTGTATTTGATGGGGCAAAAACGGTAAAAGGAGAACCAGCACTACCAGATAATATACCTACAAAATCAGGTTGACCAGCGCTAGTTAAAGCGCCTACTAAACTTGAGAAATTTGGATTAGCTGTTGCGTGTGTAACTACAGTTGGTAGTCCAATAACAGCATTAACAATATGAACCACTCCATTAGATGCAACAACATCAGCTGTACTAACACTTGAAACACCATTTAAGCGAACACCAGAAGCTGTATTTACAAACATGCTCAATGTATTTGTTGATGAAGCACTTCCTTTGGCAAGCGTTTTGATATACCCTGTAGAAAGACCTGTTGATAAATTAGTTCCATTAACAACATGATTCAATAGGATTTCTTTTAAAGCAGCAGTTGGTACGGCATCAAGATTAGCAAAACCATTTGCGGATAAAAATGCGGTAAAAGCAGCATTTGTAGGAGCAAATACAGTGTAAGGACCACTCTGATCGAGCGTTTCAACTAAATCGGTTCTTTCAAGCGCATCTACAAGAATTGATAAATCGGGTGTTCTTGAAGCAATTGCAGCAATTGAATTATTTTCGTTAGTTGTTCCGTCATCATCAGAACATGAAAACATAATAGTAGAAGTTACTACTATTAAACTTAATTTGATTAATTTTGCAAAGTTTTTCATAGGGAATTTGTTTTTTTTGTTTAACCAAAATTAAAAAAGATTAAACAAATAAAAAAATGTTAGAACGTGTTTTGCAGTATATTTAACGCATATTTATTTTTTGTTTAATATTTAAAAAAAACAAACTATTGATTTTGTTAAGTATTTGATAATTAGTGAATAATAAAAATTAAACAATATATAAAATGAAACAAATTGTTGTCCTTTTTTTGATTTTAAATTCTTTTTGGGTTTTTGTCAAGACAAAATCAATCAGTTAGATGAACAAGGAAATCGCCATGGATTGTGGAAAGGAATGCACAAAGAATCAAACCGCCCAAGATATGAAGGTACTTTTAATCACGGCAAAGAAACGGGTGTTTTTAAATATTTTGACGATACTAAAGCTGGAACTGTAATTGCTACCCGAGATTTTTCAAAAGGTGATGGTTCTTGTTATGTTATTTTTTATGATCAAAAAGGAAATAAAGTAAGTGAAGGAAAGTTGGTTGATAAAATTTCGGATGGAACCTGGAAATACTATCATTTCCAATCAACACAATTAATGACTATTGAATTTTATAAAGAGGGAAAATTAGAAGGAAATAGAAAAGTTTTTTATAAAGATGGAACAGTAGCTGAAGACACTAATTACAAAGCTGGTATTAAAGAAGGAATTGCTAAAACCTATTCTGATAAAGGAAAATTAATTGATGAGCATATTTATAAAAATGGACAATATAATGGATTAGCTTCTTATTATGATGGCAACGGAAATAAAATGTATGAAGGAAATTATGATAATGGAAAACGCGTTGGAAATTGGAAATTTTTTGAAAATAACAAAGTTATTAAAGAAGTTAAAGCTATTAAATTCAGTAAAGAACTAATCAAATACGAACAACGCTATACTGAAAAAGTTTCGAAAACATTTGAGCAAGTAAAAAAAGAACAAGAGAAAGGAAAATAATTATGAAGAGAGTTGTTGTTGGGCTTTCAGGTGGGGTAGACTCTAGTGTTGCAGCTTATTTATTAAAAGAACAAGGCTACGAAGTAATTGGTCTTTTTATGAAAAATTGGCACGATGATTCAGTTACCATTTCAAACGAATGTCCTTGGTTAGAAGATAGTAATGATGCGCTTTTAGTTGCTGAAAAATTAGGTATTCCTTTTCAAACAGTAGATTTATCAGAACAATACAAAGAAAAAATTGTCGATTATATGTTCAACGAATACGAAAAGGGAAGAACACCAAATCCCGACGTATTGTGTAACAGAGAAATCAAGTTTGATGTT
It encodes the following:
- a CDS encoding CTP synthase, encoding MNQTKYIFVTGGVTSSLGKGIIAASLAKLLQARGYRTTIQKFDPYINVDPGTLNPYEHGECYVTDDGAETDLDLGHYERFLNVPTSQANNVTTGRVYLSVIEKERRGEFLGKTVQVVPHITNEIKERMQLLGKSGDFDIVITEIGGTVGDIESLPYIESVRQLIWELGENNGIVIHLTLVPYLAAAGELKTKPTQHSVKTLMESGIKADILVCRTEHEISQDLRQKLALFCNVKKEAVIQSIDASTIYEVPNLMLEEGLDKVALKKLDLPEKNTPDLNNWNEFLFRLKNPKHEVNIGLVGKYVELQDSYKSILEAFIHAGAANETKVNVISIHSEYLDANSADSQLKDLDGILVAPGFGGRGIEGKIDTVRYARENNIPFFGICLGMQMAVIEYSRNVLGYADANSTEMNENTTHPVINLMEEQKNIENKGGTMRLGAWKCSIKENTLAQKIYGKTEIMERHRHRYEFNGAYLNELEKTGLVASGVNPDTKLVEIVEIPTHPFFIGVQYHPEYKSTVANPHPLFVSFVAAAVQHKTK
- the yidC gene encoding membrane protein insertase YidC; translated protein: MEEKKLDLNSIIGFVLISGILIWMLWSNAPTPEELKEKEKKEQVEKQAKEVKNVTSTVAATPVADSTNNAAAQAQLGSFGYSATLPSATDAVTEIKNEVLALKISNKGGYITEATVLGFDQFEKNSKKAVQIIKDKNASLDIALNTTDNRTLHTKDMYFEPKLTTEGKNQVLTLQLKAGPDQFLEYRYVLKPNEYMLDFAIRSQGLEKVVNTAKPLDLEWQLKSYRNEKSISYENRYTELVFEYEDGKDDYLNAAKDSEDDANDVSYIAFKQHLFTSILLTDTKFKTAKFKSDNLVDDEEIDTVFTKNFTAQVPLEFKNGALNYNMNWYYGPSDYTILNDYNKNLDEIMPLGWGIFGWINRYIFIPVFGFISALGVGYGIAIVLFTILVRIVMSPVTYKSYLSQAKMKVLRPEITELNEKFKDNPMKKQQETMKLYSKAGVNPMAGCLPALMQMPIFYALFQFFPSMFDLRQKSFLWADDLSSFDAIYYFPNGFSIPFYGNHVSLFPILASVAIFFYMKMTTGDQAMSTPPQEGMPDMGKIMKIMIYISPVMMLFFFNNYASGLSLYYFISNLITIGIMLVIKNYIVKEDKIHAQIQENKTKEKKESKFQRKMREMMEQAEAQKAAQKKK
- the proC gene encoding pyrroline-5-carboxylate reductase, with the translated sequence MKIAIIGFGNMGQTYANSFMSSGFVGVSDILILNKTKIEEKNSFGIDIANFYTEPNPLIFESDILILAVKPQDFKQLASEIKAFLNPEHVVLSVMAGISIEMMQKALNVTKIVRSMPNIPTQIGEGMTVFCASNSVDRKELFIVQNLINTTGKSIYIEKEVMLNAATAVSGSGPAYVFYFMKAMIQSAIQLGFSPSEAEFLVSQTFSGAVQLQNRSKLSNEDWIQRVASKGGTTEAALSIFKSFEMTEIVVKAIESANKRAFELGK
- a CDS encoding fasciclin domain-containing protein, with protein sequence MKNFAKLIKLSLIVVTSTIMFSCSDDDGTTNENNSIAAIASRTPDLSILVDALERTDLVETLDQSGPYTVFAPTNAAFTAFLSANGFANLDAVPTAALKEILLNHVVNGTNLSTGLSTGYIKTLAKGSASSTNTLSMFVNTASGVRLNGVSSVSTADVVASNGVVHIVNAVIGLPTVVTHATANPNFSSLVGALTSAGQPDFVGILSGSAGSPFTVFAPSNTAFTTFETENPGTLASLTSAQLTAVLSYHVVAGANVLSNAIPTGPITTYETGTFTVSGTVITDEAMRQTNIVAVDVQASNGVIHVLDNIILPNLN
- a CDS encoding toxin-antitoxin system YwqK family antitoxin, coding for MGFCQDKINQLDEQGNRHGLWKGMHKESNRPRYEGTFNHGKETGVFKYFDDTKAGTVIATRDFSKGDGSCYVIFYDQKGNKVSEGKLVDKISDGTWKYYHFQSTQLMTIEFYKEGKLEGNRKVFYKDGTVAEDTNYKAGIKEGIAKTYSDKGKLIDEHIYKNGQYNGLASYYDGNGNKMYEGNYDNGKRVGNWKFFENNKVIKEVKAIKFSKELIKYEQRYTEKVSKTFEQVKKEQEKGK